The DNA window TTGCTGCCAAAGACGAATTTATGCCGACGCACAAATCACCACCGGTTGAACAGATTTGTCTCCGTTTTTTGAAAGCCATCGTTGCTGTTGCCGCTGAGAGAAACACTATTAAcgctgaagaaaaaaaaaccagtGCCGCCATGAGTGAAATACAGAGCCGCCATTATTGGAGATCctgatttaattttatgttgtctGTATGGCTGCCAAAGATTTTAGATCTGAAGATGAATGAAACGATAGTGTTTTGGCTAATGATTCTAATTTTCAAAGGCTCCATAATTGTCATGTACATCTTAAAAAGCATTCTTCCATAGAAAAATGAGTTACTGAGGTGTTTGAAGAAAGTATTGTTGGTAGTGGTCTGATTTTGATACTGCACTcttggtgtttgaagaaatgcctATGAGAATTTGTATTGTTTCTGGTGTTGGTCAACCAATGGTTAATATTGAGTAAACTGTTGGTTAACTTGTTggtaaacttgaattgtgtattGTGAATATATCGTTAGTAAATTGTTGGTAAACTTGAATTGTATTGTGAATATATCGTTGGTAAATTGTTggtaaacttgaattgtgtatttaaaacaaattgtaccttttaaaaaattattaattttacttttaatcgCTAATAAATATATAGTCTATTAACTAGTTACCTAATGGTCGACCGAACGATGACCAATTATATACTGAATTAGTAGATTGTTAATAAACttgaattttgtattttaaacataccttttaaataaattattaattttattttttactccaTTAATGAACTGTGAGTAAAAcactaataaaattatagtcTATTAATTAGTTATCTAATGGTCAACCAATCGATGACCAACTATAAGCTGAATTAAACTAGTTCATTAGTGTTCTAAAAGTTAACCAAAAGCTGATCAAATGTTATACATGCTAACAAAACGATTTATTTATtggtttaataatataataccAATTGTACAATTaatagtatataaaatatttaatttaataaaatataatacaataaaaaaaaacaaaattcatcaACACTTTATTATATCAAACAATAACCAACTATGTGCTAAAATATTGtgaattaactaattaacaCACAATTTAACTAATTGAAGTTCTCATTCTATCTATGATAAAGACGTATAGCTAATAAACTCATAATACATTACAATCTGAACTCAACACTATATTGCAAACTATGGTATAATGGTTAACtagcaacaaaataaattcagtatCAGTTTATAACGATtgtattaatgatatattcaaaataaaatttattacaagttaaccaacaGTTTATCCAATGTTAACCATTAATTAAAGTTCTCATTTTATGCTAAAAATATATAGCTAACAAAATCAAAGTATATTACAATATGAAATCATACACTGTATTGCAATTATGGTATAATGGTTAActagtaacaaaaaaaattcagcaacagtttactaaccattttattaatgatatacttaaaataaaatttattacaagttaaccaacggtttatttaatattaaccattggttaaccaatatCTAATATATTGCAAACATAAATAGATATTCTCATAAACATTTCTTCAAACAGCAAAAGTGCAGGCTGTGCAACACgaaaaaatcgaaccaccacCACATCACCATCATCgttcacaaaagaaaaatagaaaatgacCGCAACACCAAAAAATGTATTACAAATTAACTAGCAGTTAACCTAAtgttaaccattagttaaccaacACCTAAAACATATATAACGTCCTATTCTCAAGCATTTTTTTCATCTTGATTCAGTAAAAACTTTGCTGGTAATACACAAAGCACCTgcccaaaaaataattatctacaTTAAATAAACACTAAATTTAACCTTGAAATCAGGACATACTGTTGCACACTAAGACAAAGTTTAAGTTAGAGTTCAAAACTCAAGAACCCAACAAAACTCAAGACCACCATCAGAGAAAAtttaaatcgtttttttcaaaaattaaaattattggttaaccattagtaaaccattggttaaccaaaatCTCCTTTCGCATTGATTTCCAAGTACCAGGTCTTTCTCTTCCACTCGCAGCTACTTTTCCACCACTGCTGGAAATTCATCAGCTCCGGCGAAGCAACAGCCTACACAAagcaaacaaatcaaacaataaACATGCCATAATTTTCAACTAACTTGAAAATTAATATTccaatactttaaaagtaatgACACACACTATAGACTAGAGATGAAATGCATCAGATCTAGCataatacaaatcaaaaacagCAAACTACAAACCATAAGAACGGAGCTAcggaaaatcaaacaataagtaggcaataatattaaaaattaaagataaactaaaagaaaaatgatCGAACCTGAGCAATAAAGAGAAGCCGCTGGATTATTGATGCAGGAAGACAAAGTGAAGCTCCGGCGAAGCAACGAAGTGttgatttcttcattttttgcaGGGGGATTTTAAGAGGCTGACCTAATTGAAACCATTCTGAATTCAAATTATGAAAAACTACTGAAATGGGAAGTTTGAAAGAAATGGAAACTGGAGTTTGAATGGAGAAAAGGAAGGTGAAAATCTCGCAAGAATCACGACATACAATCTCTCAGATTTTGGAACcgtatttttctcattttgaaagtataaaaattgaatttagaaAGGTTAAAAATCGAATAATAAGAGATGAAATGAcaaatctcaaatttcaaaCTTAGGGTGgtaattatctaattaatttggGCTAATCCCGTAATCCCTCTAAAAAAGTCTTATTATTTCCCTTTCACTTATGGGCTCTTAGTCAAAATCCATAACATTTTTCAAGGCATTCCACAATTTCTAATCACTAAGATTATTATTTAACCTCTCAATTATGGGCTCTTAGTCAAAATTCATACCATTTTAGAAGGGAATACACAAAATAAATGCACACCCAAATACCTGATTGTTGCACATAATCTCTATTGAAGGCCTAAGTTTTTGCCATGGCTTCGCTCCGGATCTGTAAGATCCTTCTCCAACTGCTGAATGCTGCAACTGTCCTCCACCAAGTCCAGGAGCATAAGCCCCATCAGAACTACCACTAGATGCTGGCTTATCAAGGAGCATCTTTTCTATGACATAATTGACAACCTGCATAAACATAGCAGTATAGCACTGTAAAATAGCCTTCAGCAGATTTGGTTTGGACGCATTGAAACTCTCATAAAATACATTTAAACATGTATACATTAAAAACTCATTTCTTGTTCTCATACAGAATTTTCTTTCCTTAAATACCTTAAACAGACTTACTTTATGTATTCTCAGTATGCGAGGTGCACTCAATTTGCCTTGTGAGTGCATATTGAAAGTCGACTCTTCAGTTGCTTGTAGATAAAAACTGCACCTGTAGATATTAAACAATTTTGAGTTGATGATAAGCACAGTAACATCAAAGTGTTTAAAGAAAACCCAAGTTGAGAAgaagtataaattataaatatatctaataATCTAGGAAAAAATCAAAGAACCGGAAAGAAAACAGCCTACAACGATACACCGTTTAACAAAAGCATGTTTTTCTACGGCTCACAAATAAAGAGCTCATCAAGCGAAACAAAATAACAAAGAACTAAGGTCAAAACACTACTTGCTATGTTCTCTTTGAGGAATGCGATTATTCAACACGCAATCTAAGCACCACCACGGGAAGTCCTTCTCATCTTCAGTTCCATCTAAATCAGTAACTTTCTTTCTCCAAGGTCCTCCTTGAGAGCCTTCAGTAATTATTGAAGGAGGGGAAACAGTTGAAAATTCAAAAGGAGGATACACCATGAAGTCATTTTCAGCACTACCATCCACCTCAACTTTGGAATGAGCGAGACTTCTAGGAGCAATATCTTTCCCAGGTAAAACATCCCCATTAACTGAACTGTGAGGTCCAAGTCTTTGCCTTCTTTTGGACAACCAATGAGCCAACAGGCCTTTGAGGGTTTCACGAGCTAGATTAATCTGTGGGTTGTAGATGCAATAGATGAAGCTGATTAACAAACTTAAAGGTAAGTACTTTAAAATCAATAAGTTGTAATTTAGTAAATAACTAACCTTATCATCCTCAGGTTTCCCAGATATGTTAAGGTCAGCTGAATACATCTCAGCATGAAAGCATTGTGGTGTTTCCAAATGAACAGACAAGCTCCCAAGCCTTGTATCCACAGTAAACCACGCAGGAATGCTTACCTAGAGCATCAAGAAATACAACagtgaaatttaattttaaaattcaagaaATCTAATCTGTTGAAAAAACTACTCATCTTGCATACCATTTCAAATAATTGTTCCTTTTTCTCTTCAAAGGGAacctgtaaaaatattaaaacaaaagtATGAAacattattgaaaataaaaaatggaacTTGAATAAATTTTACATGCATACCCACACAGCAAGAAAAATGAACCGTATTACAGGTGAAACTACTTTACAGCATCAAGAAGAGAGAATGTTCCATGCTGATAAGATAATGGTCTCATTCATATGGAAAAagactaataaataaaaagagatgCAACCTTTCCATAGTCCTCAACTACAACACCCCTTGTGATCTCCCATAACTTCACTGAACCGGCAGTATCCTATCAAACAGGCACAGCAcataaattcaataaaactcCATTTTCACATCTTAACACAGTGGAGTAAATTTATACCTTAGTCAAGACATGCCTTCGATTATTTAAAACTTCATGCTGCACTATTGCTGGAGTTCCAGGTACACTTAATGTTGGTTCTTTGTATACAGGAACCTGCAAAATGTcaagaaatatataaataagaaataaaatgaTAGAAATATTGAATTTTCTGAAACAAATTTTAGGCAAGTCAGAACATATCAGAACTAGAGAAAATTGTTATCAAGAGTATACAAATGATAGATCATGacataaaagataaaagaaGTGTTAACACGAGCTTATAATGATACGAAGAAGATCAATACAAGCACTGTGTGGAAAACACTTTTGTCACCACATGCCTAAGAGTGTAAGAGTGGAAAAACAAAGATATAAGTAATAAGGCACCAAGTGCAAGGAAACATGCATCATAAATATGACTTCAGGTGAGCTTTTCGCAATAACTACTACTTACTGGCATAGATCCTTCTAAGGAAATCCTAGCCCTTGAAAAAGACAGGTTACCAGCTAAGAATGAGCCCCCTCTTTGAAAGACCTTTTGAGGATTGCATCCTTCAGCAGGCCATCTATCGACAGAAGAATCTGTTGTTGCAACCCATATACTATCATCATGCAATGCTAATTGCAAAATGGGATGTTCCTTCGTGCAAAGCAAAAGACTCTCTCTTGTCGCCAAGTCCGTCAAATATAACTGAGGCATAAAAAGAATTGGGTATCATGAATTTGAAAATTCAAAGCTCAAGCAAAAGAAACATAAGAAAAACTAGGGGAGATCTTATGAAAAAATACAAGGGAAACTGTGGAAGATTTGATTAGTTAGgaatgaaagaaaatatacTTACAGAAGAATCTCTCCCACCACTATAAACATGACTAAACGTCGGGGTGCTGGCAAGTGCCCAAACGGAATCTGTATGCACAGCATATGAATGCACACAACGTTGCTGACCAAGGTCCCATAGTCTatgaaaatgcaaaaaaaaaaggcGAGTCCTTAAGCAATTTGATGATAGTAGTAAGGACAAATGGAACACAGGAAAAAATGGGAAAGAGAGGAAATTGTTCTAAACCTGATCATAGAATCTGAAGATCCTGATAAGCAAAACCTGCaagaataaatttgaaaatcaattgctaaaataacacaataaacaaacaaaataagcTTACCTAAGCTACCTAATCAAATTAAACCGGTGGGCAATTGATCAAATTCCAGAAAACACCCAGCAACACCCCATTAACTACAGTAAGATGTTAAACACAACACCAATTGCGAGTACTTTCTGTTAAAAGGCCTTCATAATAATAGATATATCAATAAACATGGAAGCATAGACACGCATAATATGACTCTTCTTGCTCCCCCTTTCCACACCATAACAATCCTCCACCCTCTCCCTTCGCACTGTTGGCTAAATATACCACATCCTTTAAATGGCAAGTATGTCCATAATTATTTGACATCCAAAAGCCCTTctcaattattcaaaaaaaggACCTTCTCAAGCATCAATTCTCATGAACGCTCGATCCAGTGTAGCATATAAAAATGGTAATTTTCCTTCTtcatcaacataaaattgaaacaaaacaaaaaaaaattctaaatggaCCCCTTCAACAAACTAACAAAGATATATTTGATTAAGCTGAATACACATTTAACAAACCTGCCAGTGGAATCCAAAAGCAGAGCTCTGATATTATCAGTATGCCCCCTTAGCTTCATAGCCTTTGAACCAGTTCTTGGATCCCATACACGAACGACCTATACCAATAAAGACAAACAAAATATTCTAAGGCAATAAGCTACCGTCCCATTTTAAATTCCAAAACAAGCTACAGAAATGAATTTGCAACATACATCAAGTGCAAACCAGCACAGAGAAACCATTAAACCATAAATATACCTTCTCAGTTCCACCAGAAACAAGAATAGTTCCACTATCATTCATTCCAAGTGCATAAACTGATTCCTTATGGCCTTTGGCGGCTATTGGTACATATCCATGGGACTGAGACGTATGCGCAGATATACTGTTGCTTGAACTAATGGTGCGTAAACTTGTCATGGGCAATGAATTACTAGATCCATTGACACTGTTTGAATCATCTTCTACTGCATCGTTTGACTTTGAGATCGGCGCAAGCGCGGCTTCAAGATCCCATAAGAAAACCTCCCCACCAAGGCCACCAGAGGCAACAATATTGCTCTAAAATGCAAGACACTAGAAGAGGATCAAAAAGTGATACTGAAAAACATATAGAAGTCAGATTTCATAATTCCAGGCAtgatttttgtcaaataatgTGGTAGATCATGTGCCACGATGCATGACAGGACACTTTCAGCCATGATgtcaaaaatctaaaaaaacatTGACTTagaaattacatttttttcagCCGCTGCAAGACAAGTAACATAGTCAGAGTGCTGACGAATAGTCTTCGTACAAGTTCCATCAGATGAGCAATTCCATGTCTGGTGTATCACAGCAAACATTCAAACGAACAAATCAATCAAGAGAACAACCAAagacacataaataaaaaaaatatagagatCAACAGACCTTGAGGGTGGCATCTGAAGAGCAGGAAACAAGTGTATTATCACCAACAACAACGACATCATTTACCTGCATGGCCAAATAAATCATTAAACAGCGTCTCAAGCGTCAGCATAAAAGTACCCAATGCATGTACAAGAAATTCCATAAAGATAAAGATTTCTAAAAGGCTGCATTTGATGCTTGCTCAGAAACATTGAGCAAGTTTTTTGCATGACTCCTTTTCTCCTTCCTTTTAACTGTCATAAGTGGTGCATTAGATAATAAGGCACAACATGCACTATGACGAAAAACAACCAACACAAACTCTCTCCTAGTCTCCTTCAATTTCCTAGATAATTATTAAGACTCAATTTGTTGAATTTAGTCAACAACTGTGAACCATGAACCAGATCCATAATAGCTAACTCATTTAGTTATGAAGACATTGGCACAAGGCAATAGAATGTACCCAATCAACATGTGACTCAAAAGTTGCTGAGCAAGTGGCAGAATCATCACCCAGCACCCATCTCTTCAGTGTTCCATCACGACTTCCAGTGAAGAGGTAATCAGAACCATCATAAACAGATGACTTTAACACAGCCAGGCAATTTACGCCAGCGCAATGCTGCAAatagaaaccaaaccaaataacGTTAGTATCTTAACCATGTTAGCATCGTAACTATATTCAAGAAATGCCTATTATgtaaacaaaaataagaaaagtttCTTTGAGAAAATAAGCTCAACAATTGAGAGAGAAGCCTGTCCCAGCAACTAAAACAAAGTTTAGCTCGCACCAATTGTTATTCTGAAGACTCTGAACTCCAAATAAAATCCATCAGTAGAAGCAGAAAAATGAAAAGCTTTCAACTGAACAAAGAGCAGTAGCATTTATCATCTAACTATAACATAATCATTTGGGCTTTAATACTCACAACGACAAGGCAAACAAACTCAGCAAAACCAAGCACATGCATTCTAGTATAAGGGTTTATCCTGATAGGTAAAAAAACAAACGTACACAACTAGTAATTTTTCCAGGATACTTAAGAGTAACTTGTTGAATATCCTCGTAGAGGGGCCCCAAATTGAGGGGGACATAAGGCTTCAAACAAAGACGAAGGAACAATACAAGTTCGTGTatatcaaattatcaattaataattagtaGCCAGGGGGggtaataaacaataaaatgtttaaaacagaTCACTTAATTTGCTATACTAGATAAGTAGATATAGAGATGAGATTACTGTACTATCATATAAAAACTATACAAAGTAGAACTTGTGCATACTCATAAGAATTAGACACTAGCAAAAGATGTGGTGAGTTGCAAAATATAAATGTGAATAATTATGCAAACTAAATCATAGACAAATATGTTGATATTACATACACCAATCATCCAATTCAGGCATTTTATTACTTCATCGAAAGAAATATGCCGAGTCGCTGACAAGCAAACAATCTTCCCAACACCCTAGCTCcaaatcaataattaataatttattactatAACAGCCGGAAATACTAACAGCACAGGTTCTCACTAAATGTATTACCTAACtataaataattgaaaacaTAAACATTAAGTAAGTCACTAGCTGACTTCAAATGCTTCAGGCCAAGTCAAAAGACGGGCAACATAAATCCGAAAAGTACAAAAATGACACACCTGTGTATCTTCAGCATCACTAAGTACATATGTAAGCCTCTTCTCTTTGCGCGGGCGAACAGAATTCGATGTGTTCCCTGCACTACCGACACGGTGCATTGCAAACAATCCTAAAGTAAAATaagtggactactatttaccgccccaaataaccacccaccgcccaacttttgaccaaactacccctaacctattttcagtttttttttttaattcaattctctcaaatcaattaaaacccCAACGAATATTCAAGcggatttataataaaaatgttaaaatcgactaaaaataaatctaacaattaatcggttttaaatttgttcatttaaaaaattttaaatttttttttaaaattttttaatggaCAATCGCCCTAagatggcgatggtccaatggaccatcgtccagctttggcgatggtccaatggatcatcgccaaagctggacgatggtccaatggaccatcgccatctcctggcgatggtccattggaccatcgccaaCGCTGGACGATGGTCCAATGGATCATCGTCCAGCTttggcgatggtccaatggacaATATGTCTAACTAATGCCATGTAGTCCAATACAAAAATCCTCATAGAATTTTTTCGCTTCTTCATCGCCTTCTTTTCTCCTACATCAGCATTTTCCGCAGCATTTTTGCCAGCTTTATGGTTTCTTTTGCCACCATTTGGCACCAAAGTCTCTTCATGAtcagtttttttcttcttctgctcaCCAGTAGTTGGACCCTCCTTTGCAACACCATCAATAATAGATTGGCCATCTGTCTTTCTCTTCTTTGGAACAAAATCTACCCCATTACCAGCCGTGGAGTTTGATGTTTGTCCTAGTATAGCATCGGCGGAGGGATATAAGTCTGCGAAAAGCGTAAAAAGAGTCATATTGCAAATATGCTAGGGAAgcttagaaaataaaaacatgaGTAAAAATATGGACCTTGGCAGGAGTTATCAATCCGCCACCTCCCTTCTTTCGGTCTTTGTCATAGTCAGGCTTCAACATACTCTTTTCTATTTCATGAAACAAAGCCACTACGGAAggtgttatatttttatgagcaacaattatattttcatgctgcatttcactaaaaaattgttttacatCATCCATCGTTTTGTTCTTGCAGTACAGTTTAATCAAAATGTTGTAAGTCACAATATTAGGAGTGCAACCCTTGCTTACCATAATGTCAAATACTTTTCTAGCCTCACTTAATTGATTCTGCTGACAATATCCACCTATTAATGAATTGTAAGTGACCACATTCGGCTCTATCTCCCTCTGCGTCATTGTTTCAACTATATCACGAGCCTCTAAAACCATCCCTTCTTTACACAAACCATCGACCAATACATTGAAAATGACTACATCTGGCTTGATTTTCCAATCAAACATTTCATTATGTAAAGCTAAAGCTTCCTTGCATTGGCCTAAATTGAAAAGACAACGAATTAAAGAGCTGTAAGTTACAACATCAGCCAATATATTTTCTCTCTTCATCTCTAATACAAGGTTTTTAGCCGTGGTAATGAAACCCTCCCTGCAAAGCCCGTCGATAATTGTATTATAGGTCACAACATTTGGCTGACAACCTTTTTCTCTCATTCTTTGAAGTAAACTAATTGCAGCACTGGATTTTCCAATTTTACATAAGGAATTAGCAACAGAAGAATAGGCATAAACATCAAGTTGATAACCCTTGGCTTCTATATCATCAAACAACTCGACAGCTTGGGCAATTTTACCTTGTAAACAAAGGCCATTGAGTAAGGGATTAAACATAATCACGTCAAGCCGAAATCCGAGTTTGAAGATTTTTCCTAGCATGGCGAATCCAAAATCGACACGATGCAAATGACAGAAGCAATTCATCACTATGTTAATAGTGTAAGCATTAAACGGAAGTCCTGCCAATTCCAATCGCTTACAAAGAGAAAGCACGGCCTGAAAATGTTTCATTCTGACAAGTGCAGATAACAATTTATTAAACTCAACTATGGAAGGTAAGGGGTTGATGTGAAGCATGGTATTGAATGAAAGTAGGGCATCATCAATATTAGTCATTTTTGTATAAGTATGAAGATGACATATGGTACCAATTTTCCCAAAACTATTGAAAGCAGAAGGTGCAGCTGCAACCAACAGAATGGGTTTTAGGGTCCTACGGAGCCTCATTATGCGCAAGTGAATGATCGATATGAGACTCGAAAGAGTCGATTAcca is part of the Mercurialis annua linkage group LG3, ddMerAnnu1.2, whole genome shotgun sequence genome and encodes:
- the LOC126672302 gene encoding pentatricopeptide repeat-containing protein At1g62914, mitochondrial-like, which encodes MRLRRTLKPILLVAAAPSAFNSFGKIGTICHLHTYTKMTNIDDALLSFNTMLHINPLPSIVEFNKLLSALVRMKHFQAVLSLCKRLELAGLPFNAYTINIVMNCFCHLHRVDFGFAMLGKIFKLGFRLDVIMFNPLLNGLCLQGKIAQAVELFDDIEAKGYQLDVYAYSSVANSLCKIGKSSAAISLLQRMREKGCQPNVVTYNTIIDGLCREGFITTAKNLVLEMKRENILADVVTYSSLIRCLFNLGQCKEALALHNEMFDWKIKPDVVIFNVLVDGLCKEGMVLEARDIVETMTQREIEPNVVTYNSLIDGLCLQGKIAQAVELFDDIEAKGYQLDVYAYSSVANSLCKIGKSSAAISLLQRMREKGCQPNVVTYNTIIDGLCREGFITTAKNLVLEMKRENILADVVTYSSLIRCLFNLGQCKEALALHNEMFDWKIKPDVVIFNVLVDGLCKEGMVLEARDIVETMTQREIEPNVVTYNSLIGGYCQQNQLSEARKVFDIMVSKGCTPNIVTYNILIKLYCKNKTMDDPDYDKDRKKGGGGLITPAKHICNMTLFTLFADLYPSADAILGQTSNSTAGNGVDFVPKKRKTDGQSIIDGVAKEGPTTGEQKKKKTDHEETLVPNGGKRNHKAGKNAAENADVGEKKAMKKRKNSMRIFVLDYMALVRHIVHWTIAKAGR
- the LOC126673528 gene encoding uncharacterized protein LOC126673528 gives rise to the protein MHRVGSAGNTSNSVRPRKEKRLTYVLSDAEDTQHCAGVNCLAVLKSSVYDGSDYLFTGSRDGTLKRWVLGDDSATCSATFESHVDWVNDVVVVGDNTLVSCSSDATLKTWNCSSDGTCTKTIRQHSDYVTCLAAAEKNSNIVASGGLGGEVFLWDLEAALAPISKSNDAVEDDSNSVNGSSNSLPMTSLRTISSSNSISAHTSQSHGYVPIAAKGHKESVYALGMNDSGTILVSGGTEKVVRVWDPRTGSKAMKLRGHTDNIRALLLDSTGRFCLSGSSDSMIRLWDLGQQRCVHSYAVHTDSVWALASTPTFSHVYSGGRDSSLYLTDLATRESLLLCTKEHPILQLALHDDSIWVATTDSSVDRWPAEGCNPQKVFQRGGSFLAGNLSFSRARISLEGSMPVPVYKEPTLSVPGTPAIVQHEVLNNRRHVLTKDTAGSVKLWEITRGVVVEDYGKVPFEEKKEQLFEMVSIPAWFTVDTRLGSLSVHLETPQCFHAEMYSADLNISGKPEDDKINLARETLKGLLAHWLSKRRQRLGPHSSVNGDVLPGKDIAPRSLAHSKVEVDGSAENDFMVYPPFEFSTVSPPSIITEGSQGGPWRKKVTDLDGTEDEKDFPWWCLDCVLNNRIPQREHSKCSFYLQATEESTFNMHSQGKLSAPRILRIHKVVNYVIEKMLLDKPASSGSSDGAYAPGLGGGQLQHSAVGEGSYRSGAKPWQKLRPSIEIMCNNQILSPEMSLATVKAYIWKKPDDLVLQFRVR